TTCCATCGTCTCAAAGGCAGATCGTTCATTTACAAAATTTCACTGGATTAAAAAGAACTCATTTTTCTCACACCAGAAGGTATTTACACGGTTACTGAATGAAACTGTTTGTCGCATCGTGTTCATTCACAGGCTTGTgcagctagttagctagctcaACTTTTATGTAGCCTTGTTGTCATTTAATTCATCAGACACATGTTTAACGATGCTCTAATTAAGACACTGAGATAAGTACATAGCTAGTAATGTACATACAGTGACTCTGTACTGGACTTCGTTGCCTCTGTAGAGAAAGAGGAAATCCATTTTGATCTGAAATCCATAGCTGCCCCTTATTCAGAGGACCATGGACCCTGGGACCCAAAGACTGTTTGAAAGAGTTGCACAGAAACTTGGCTGGGACAAACCTGGTGCTCTGGACCGAGCAGCAGACGAGGTAAATACTGTACTGGTATAGTTTTATAAAGATAAGCTGTTGAGGGTTATACTACAGCGCTGTTGAATGCTcgtctctgattggtcagaaggtgttgcttAATTAATGATCTGTAGCAGAAGCGAGGACCGCAGCATCGACTGCCTTCTTTCTTTAACTTacaatatttcttcttttttaaagaagaatAATTTTTGAAGGATTCTTCAGTGTcggtgctttgtaacagtccgAGATAATGCTGTAGCTTTAAGTTTTATGAGGCTGGTGAGAGAATGAAACTTTATATctattatacaccgatcagggataacattatgaccacctgcctaatattgtgttgctgccagaacagccctgatccatcgaggcatggactccactagatctctgaaggcgtgctgtggtatctgagatgttagcagcagatcctttaattcctgaAAATTGCGAGGTGGCGCCTCCATGAGCCCAGCTTGCAGGACTTTAAGGATACTTAccggacttaaaggatacttttgatagatactgaccactgcagaccgggaacaccccacaagagctgcagttttagagatgttctgatccagtcgtctagccatcacagtttggcccttgtcaaactcagtCAGATCCTTCCCCATTTTTCCAATGAATtacacatcaattttgaggacaaaatgttcacttgctgcctaatatatcccacccactaacaggtgccatgatgaagtgaataacactgatgatctcctcatctctcactgctcataatgttatgcctgatcggtgtaaagcTATAACATTAAATTTTCTGAACTGGCTGGTGAGggtattaaattttatttctaatataaGTAGTTTACATGCcacaataataaatgtaactaaGTTAATAAAATCATAtgctaatattaaataaataagagtgtTTTTGTTGACTAATTGCTGCAGTATAAAAGGAATAACTTCAGGATGCTacttttattggaaaataataaatttcaGATTGATAACAGCTCAAAGTGTCACACTGGGCTACATCTCCCTATTGACGACtgtttttcctataacagcatacaTCATGCCGTATTACTTACATAAATCATATCAGCTTCAGTAGCCTCACCTCTGTAATGCAAGGCAGAGTATTCCAGCTAGTACTGCCTCATATCATGGCTTTTTGAATTAACCTTGATacaaccttctttttttttttgcacagttgAGAAAAAGTTTGAAATGCAGACGAGATGCTGTTGGCAGTCATGATACTGAGTCTGCTGAGAGGAAAGAGTCTTCATTTCTGTCAGACAGTGATGGTTCTGAAAAGGAGAATCGGCTTGGAAAGAAAAATGCCCCCTCAGACAAAGCGCTGCTGGACTCCAGTGATGAGGACTTTGATCAAAGTAAGtcattgaattgaataatcTTCACACAGCAGTGGAAATCTAAGTGTCTATAAATAAGTAATGCTTGTTGTTCAGTTCTTGCGACAAAGGCTACACCCAAACCCGCTGCCAGACACATCTCATCTGCCAAGAAACCAAGGTgagatatttatatttgtttactttttatttctggatattatataatataaggCCAGCCTTTGTTCCCCATTTGCATCAGTGAGCTTTGACTGTccgtgaccctgtcgccggttcaccactgttccttccttagaccacttttgatagatactgaccactgcagactgggaacaccccacgagagctgcagttttggagatgctctgatccagtggtctagccatcacaatttggcccttgtcaaacttgctcaaatccttacgcttgcccatttttcctgcttctaacacatcaactttgaggacaaaatgttcacttgctgcctaatatatcccacccactaacaggtgccatgatgaggagataatcagtgttattcacttcacctctcagtgctcataatgttctacctgatcggtgtatgttataTGGAAGTGACCTGCAGTAATCGTGCAGCTTCACAGACTCACAGGATTTAAACTATTGAAGAATTGATATTGAAAGTTGCCATCATGTGATGACATTTGAAAAGCCACTGATTCAATGTGTGGAAATCTCAGGCAACAGCATTAGACTGGATATAATATGAAtctaaactgatttattttgtctCTGTTTCCAGTGAACCAGCTCAGATTTTGTCCTCAGACAGCGATGATGGCTTTGAAAACTGTAAGttagttttcatttttaaaatagtttattattacttaattttaaaatatgaattatgtagaatttcattttttttttagttttgagaCGTGTGAAAACCCCGAAGGCTCAACCAAGGCCTCGGTCTGTGAGTGGTAGTGATGACAGGTCAGTGGGATCATTTTCTTATCTAATATGCTCTTGTCTTAAGCTCTTACTGGACGGGAATTCTCTTATTagctttttctttattcttcttaCAAAATGCTTAAGTGCTCCAATCCATAGCAGCTACATTTTTACAGGCTCCTCCTAAACATGTAGTACTCGTTATTAAACCATAAGTCCAGGAGGTGGAGCTTGACCTGCACCAACGCCTCATATCAGCCCTTCCTTCACCTGTATGATCTTCTATATATGCCAACAAAAGAGTCAAAGTTATGTTTACCCCATAGAATTTTGGTGTGAGCAGGAGGAGCTAGATCAGGTCTAGATCGACTCCACCCTGTGGACTTGCAGCGAGGAGTGATTAGTTAATTTTGTTATTGCCAaatttattatacactatattgccaaaagtattcgctcacctgccttgactcgcatatgaacttaagtgacatcccattcctaatccatagggttcaatatgacgtcggtccaccctttgcagctataacagcttcaactcttctgggaaggctgtccacaaggtttaggagtgtgtttatgggaatttttgaccattcttccagaagcgcatttgtgaggtcacacactgatgttggacgagaaggcctggctctcagtctccgctataattcatcccaaaggtgttctatcgggttgaggtcaggactctgtgcaggccagtcaagttcctccacaccagactctgtcatccatgtctttatggaccttgctttggtcactggtgcacagtcatgttggaagtggaaggggccagctccaaactgttcccacaaagttgggagcatggaattgtccaaaatgtcttggtatgctgaagcattcagagttcctttcactggaactaaggggccaagcccagctcctgaaaaacaaccccacaccataatcccccctccaccaaactttacacttgacacaatgcagtcagacaagtaccgttctcctggcaaccgccaaacccagactcgtccatcagattgccagatggagaagcgcgattcgtcactccagagaacgcgtctccactgctctagagtccagtggcggcgtgctttacaccactgcatccgacgctttgcattgcacttggtgatgtatggcttggatgcagctgctcggccatggaaacccattccatgaagctctctgtgcactgttcttgagctaatctgaaggccacatgaagtttggaggtctgtagcgattgactctgcagaaagttggcgacctcttcgcactatgcgcctcagcatccgctgaccccgctccgtcagtttacgtggcctaccacttcgtggctgagttgctgtcgttcccaaacacttccacgttcttataatacagctgacagttgactgtggaatatttaggagcgaggaaatttcacgactggatttgttacacaggtggcatcctatcacagttccacgctggaattcactgagctcctgagagcgacccattctttcacaaatgtttgtaaaaacagtctgcatgcctaggtgcttgattttatacacctgtggccatggaagtgattggaacacctgattctgattatttggatgggtgagtgaatacttttggcaatatagtgtatctgcatATAAAATGACTAACTGTtccctttatttattataaagctGTGTATTTGATGCACTGTTCCTATTGTCAAGCTACAACTTTCAGTTATCCTTATATTACTGTAATGTGTGATGATATTAGAAGCAAAGGAAATTGCTTGCACACTGTGCTGTAGGCAGTTAACACACAATGCTGATCtaatttgtattcattttgaCAGCCTTAAACAATTCATAGTAGACGACTTGTCttctgatgatgattttgttgTGGAGAAGAAGCCGTCCATTTCaaaaggtgattttttttttcccttcatgcATACAAAACGAATCAGCTAAAGCTAATGATATTTTAGGATGTTTTACCACTATAGCTACCATTGAAATGCTGTGTTCATATAGGAAAAGTTCTAAATGAATATTTGGTGGTTGTATGTGCATGCAGGAAATCTGAAGACTCCCAAGTCTAGCCTGAAGATAGAGAAGCAGCGGCCCTCGCAGTTCCACTCCCCAGTGTTTCTCAGTGACTCGGATGATGACAGCGACATCGTGATCAAGAGCACGTGGAGGACACGGCACAGTCGTCCATCCTCGCAGGAAAAGGAAGCTCCGGCTAAAGATAATAAACCCAGAAATTCCCCGTGCTTTCCCTCTCCTCTTGTTTCTGTCCACACACCTAAGCCCTCATCAGCTCCACCCACAAACAGTGGATGGCGTGAGGACACGGGCAGCTCCGAAGACGAGTTCCAGTCCTTACTGGACCGCATTAAGAAAAACCAGAAGTTGGGAAGCAGTAGCACACACGCTTCTCCTAAACCTCCAGGTTGAAAAACACCACCTATATCGGTGCATGTATACACGTAATTAAAGGTCAAGTTCTGattctcatgtttttttttttttttattattattatttctgtcgTTTTTGTCTTAGAGCCCAAAGCTGCAACAGCCTGTGTGACTCCATCTGTGAAGGCACAAAAGGACAGTGACAGAGTGCCAGTAAAAGGTTCCCAGGTGAGCAGAACTCCAGCGCAGCTCCCAATCCACAGAGCCGTGAGTCAGACGGAGCCCAGAGCAGGCCACAGCAGCAGGTACAGTTCATACTCATATGATTTATTACCCTCTTCTTCTCCTAAGTGTATATCATGTTCGCACCCTCAACAGAAAGTCGGTGAGTTCTGTCCTTGCCTCACATGTAAAAGATATTATTCAAGTCTAAGTGCCTTTATATTCTCAGTACATTTGTTTCAATGAGGCAACTGTTCCAGTAGCAGTAGATTTATATGGCAGATATGATGCTATCGATGGTATGTAGTTGATGCAGCATTCCAAATGTATGGCATTCGATGCTgactctttctgtttttgtgtgtttctcatAGAGTGGCTGTGTGTAAAACACCAGGCTGTTTcctgcagtctctctcttttcctgacTCCGTGTACTGCCAAAACTTCAAGCAGAAGAAGGAGGAGCTGACCAGCAAACTCTACCAGCTCTATAACACTAGTGTTTTTGAGAGCAAGGTCAGGACACACtttgtaaagtaaaaaaaaatacatcaaaataaTTAAAGCTTGATCAGGGCCTAATCTGAATTCCAGTAACTCTGGTGAAGTGTGACAATTAGATTAGAAATATTAGCGTTTCCGTACCATCGCATAAaggttttaatttaaattgatATTTATCTTATTACAAAttgcaaatgaatgaaaaataaaatcagtatcTTCCTAGCCTCAAATTATTATACTGTACATTCTTAATCTAAGCTGTTGCTTATAGTGATGCTCTGGCTTAATGCTATTACTCACAGAATAAAGTTAATGAACAGCTGCAAAAAAATTGTAACTCAAATATTACATGTCGACGAATTTTACTGTAGGTCAGGGGCGTACAATCTTATCAAGGACTGGtctgggtgcaggttttcagttTTCAGTCCAGTGACAGCTAAGATCAACTGATTATACAGGTGAAATCAGGTAAAGCTCCTGCTCAATTAGTATGGAAAGCTGCACTCAAAACAGCCTGTTGAGGATAATCTGGAGCCCTGTGCTTTAGTGAATAATTCAGTGTTGTACTTTTGCACTGTTTGTTAATTAAGTCAGCAATAATCAAAATAGAACTGGAAAAATACTATTTGAAGAAATAGGCTTTAAATACTTATCAACACATTTTTAGCTGAAAGTTTAACTCAATGTGGTGGTGTTTATTTGCAGctgaatattttgttttcttgaaAATTTGATTCCTCTGTAATGTTTCATAATCGGTCATTTAATTTCTTTAGCTGCCCACTGACATGTCGATCAAATGGAATACAAAGATGAGAAAGACAGCAGGATATTGCATCACCGGCCAGGAAAAAGTCACCCGCATACGATACGCCCGCATCGAATTGTCTGTCAAAGTCTGTGACTCTGCCGGTAATTTTTCGTTGTTGATCCAAATTCATTTTAGATATCcaagtctctcttttttttctcaaatctTTGCTTAAGTTTGTTCCATGGGAAATGTCTGTATTCCACGTAATCATTCCGAATAGTGAAGATTATCAGCTCTATCTGTTCCTTGTTCTTTTACAGACCGGTTGCGTGACACACTAGTTCATGAAATGTGCCACGCAGCCACATGGCTGATAAACAACGTGCGGGATGGCCATGGACCTTTCTGGAAGATCTACGCACGCAAAGCCACCCTGGCTCACCCCGAGCTGCCCATGGTGACCCGCTGCCACAGCTACGACATCAACTACAAATACCAGTACCAGTGCAGCCGCTGCAAAAACACGTGAGTGTGTTCCTCCTCAAACTTTGTGTGTAGGTTTTGTTAGATTTACCAAATCATTTTGAATATAGTATCATGGCGAAGAGTCTCATGCGCTCTTCACAAATTCCAGTAGTCATTTTCACACATCCATTGATTTCATCACTGCAAGTCACCAGTCTCTGTATTATATAGTAGGCGTTTCTACTACTGGCTGCTATggtaaaaatgtttgtttatcaGCATGAacgtatacaccaatcaggcgtaacattatgaccacctgcctaatattgtgttggtccctcttttatagccctgacccgtcatgcacggtgtattctgacagctcgtctgttggatcagatcacacaggccagctcAGTTTTTGTTAGATTTTGTTACATTTCAGCAAATCAGAGATTATCTTGTTAACTGCTTCACCACATGCATTTACACTGCCAAAAGGACAGGAAAAGAAGGAGACAGACTTCTTGAGACTGGCTGGTTATACTGGGAAAGGCTTAACCCCAACTCAAGAACTATGGCCAATAAAATATCTCTTCCCTGCATGAGAGGACGGTTCAGCTTTGGTCAGAATGATGTGCCATGATGTTCCGAGCCCAATTTTATCATCTCATTATTAATGACACCATGATTCGCGAtcaaataaaacttttaattACACCAGTTGatcaaaaaatgtataaatcaaTGGAAATGGCTAGAATCTAATAAGGTCTCGAGTGCTTTTGGGATGTTcagttaattaaaataaatctgtgtttttttcccctcaggaTTGGCCGTCACTCAAAATCTCTGGACACGCagaggtttgtgtgtgcgcTGTGCACAGGCCAGCTTGTCCTGCTCACGCCGTCTAATACTCGCGGCCCCACACCTTTCGCTACGTTCGTGAAGGAGAATTATGGTACGGTGCGACAGGAGCTGGCTGGCCAGAGTCATGCTGAAGTGATGAGAAAACTCAGTGCTGACTTCGCTAGCAAGACACGCCTCAGCCAGAGCTGATTGCTGTTGATCAAACTTTACTGGAAACTTTTACTGGCTCAAGCTCTGCTTTTCCTCCACTGTTCAGTATGCTGAAAGACGTGTTCTAGAAATGACTCAATATCTTTGCTGCACTTGTCTGTATCACCTCAGCATTATGTTTCAGAAAAAGTAAACTGTGAAGATGCCTCTGGTTATATCAcctgattatattatattgtttataaGTGTACATGAAATTTTTAATAGTTCTGTATGTTCTGTCCAGGaatcttttaaatgtttttttgaaTGTGTGTTCGAATAAAGAATTTTTTCATACCTAGTGACATAAATGCTTGTCTGCtatatttttcttctgtaaaataaaagctaaaattaACACcacaatttaaatattaattaattgtgCAAAAGAGATGAAGTATAATTACTGTGAGGTTTATTAAGTTGTATTAATAGATGGAAATAAAAGATAAGACGTAAAATAAAGGGAACATATAATGGATATATtcacagtggatataaaaaggcTACACGCTTATGTTAAATTGTAAAAATAAGTCAAGATAAATGAGTAAATCATATCAGACCTTTTTCCATCCACAATGTGAAATTCACTAAAAAGTGAGAGTGAAGAGCTTTAGTGAAAactgagtatatatatatatatgtatgtatatttctatatatatatttagaaatgatatatatgatatgatatatgatatatat
This genomic stretch from Hemibagrus wyckioides isolate EC202008001 linkage group LG08, SWU_Hwy_1.0, whole genome shotgun sequence harbors:
- the gcna gene encoding germ cell nuclear acidic protein, which produces MDPGTQRLFERVAQKLGWDKPGALDRAADELRKSLKCRRDAVGSHDTESAERKESSFLSDSDGSEKENRLGKKNAPSDKALLDSSDEDFDQILATKATPKPAARHISSAKKPSEPAQILSSDSDDGFENFLRRVKTPKAQPRPRSVSGSDDSLKQFIVDDLSSDDDFVVEKKPSISKGNLKTPKSSLKIEKQRPSQFHSPVFLSDSDDDSDIVIKSTWRTRHSRPSSQEKEAPAKDNKPRNSPCFPSPLVSVHTPKPSSAPPTNSGWREDTGSSEDEFQSLLDRIKKNQKLGSSSTHASPKPPEPKAATACVTPSVKAQKDSDRVPVKGSQVSRTPAQLPIHRAVSQTEPRAGHSSRVAVCKTPGCFLQSLSFPDSVYCQNFKQKKEELTSKLYQLYNTSVFESKLPTDMSIKWNTKMRKTAGYCITGQEKVTRIRYARIELSVKVCDSADRLRDTLVHEMCHAATWLINNVRDGHGPFWKIYARKATLAHPELPMVTRCHSYDINYKYQYQCSRCKNTIGRHSKSLDTQRFVCALCTGQLVLLTPSNTRGPTPFATFVKENYGTVRQELAGQSHAEVMRKLSADFASKTRLSQS